From Acinetobacter lwoffii, a single genomic window includes:
- a CDS encoding acyl-CoA dehydrogenase C-terminal domain-containing protein, producing the protein MRNYIAPLKDMKFVLKDLLNVEQKYQGYAKFADKVSMDIMEQYLEVAADFCQNELLPINATGDQQGCRLQDGVVTTPDGFKAAYDKYVELGFTSLTGDEAYGGQGFPTLYRIAISEIITATNWSWGMYPGLSHGAMRTLEHHGSDEQKQKFLVPLIAGRWTGTMCLTESHAGSDLGLIRTKAVPNEDGSYSISGEKIFISAGEHDLAENIVHIVLARLPDAPAGTKGISLFIVPKYNLDEAGNVASRNGVVCSALEHKMGIHGNATCVLNFDNAKGFLIGPENRGLNCMFTFMNSARIGTAIQGLAAAESSYQGALAYAKDRLAMRSLEGAKAPDQPADPIIVHPAVRNMLLTQKVFAEGSRALAYYLATYADIAEATDSPEEKKAAEDRLALLTPIAKALMTETGIEAAKHGMQIFGGHGYIAEHGMEQIARDARIASLYEGTTEIQSIDLLARKVLGSKLGLLTALTEEIQGFVKEHQQHAQFSQQVAQVSQLTEQWLELTRTIQEQAQQSANEIGAASVDYLYFSGYVVSAYLWLKMAITAQQKIEEGNTDPFYAAKIKTAQFFFARILPRTSTHFANIQAGGESLFLLEPEEFKFD; encoded by the coding sequence ATGAGAAATTATATTGCGCCATTAAAAGACATGAAGTTTGTCCTGAAAGACCTGTTAAACGTTGAACAGAAATATCAGGGCTATGCAAAATTCGCTGACAAGGTTTCTATGGATATTATGGAGCAATATCTGGAAGTCGCTGCGGACTTTTGCCAAAACGAACTTCTACCGATTAATGCGACAGGCGACCAGCAGGGTTGCCGTTTGCAGGATGGCGTCGTAACCACCCCGGATGGGTTTAAAGCAGCTTATGACAAATATGTAGAACTCGGCTTTACCTCATTAACTGGTGACGAAGCATATGGCGGTCAGGGCTTCCCGACCTTATACCGTATTGCCATTTCTGAAATTATTACCGCAACGAACTGGTCTTGGGGCATGTACCCAGGCCTGTCCCATGGTGCCATGCGTACTTTAGAGCACCACGGTAGCGATGAACAGAAACAGAAGTTTCTGGTACCTTTAATTGCAGGCCGCTGGACTGGAACCATGTGCTTGACTGAATCTCATGCCGGTTCTGACCTAGGTTTAATCCGTACCAAAGCAGTGCCAAATGAAGACGGCAGCTATAGCATCAGTGGCGAGAAAATCTTTATCTCAGCCGGTGAACATGATCTGGCTGAAAATATCGTGCATATCGTATTGGCACGTTTGCCAGATGCACCTGCGGGAACCAAAGGTATTTCGCTGTTTATTGTGCCGAAATACAATCTGGATGAAGCTGGTAATGTGGCTTCCCGTAATGGCGTGGTATGTAGCGCTCTTGAACACAAGATGGGCATTCACGGTAACGCGACCTGTGTGCTGAATTTTGATAATGCCAAAGGTTTCCTGATTGGGCCTGAAAATCGCGGCCTAAACTGCATGTTTACCTTTATGAACTCGGCACGTATCGGTACAGCCATTCAAGGCTTGGCAGCAGCAGAGTCTTCTTACCAGGGGGCATTGGCTTATGCCAAAGACCGTCTGGCGATGCGTTCACTTGAAGGTGCGAAAGCGCCAGACCAGCCTGCAGATCCGATTATCGTGCATCCGGCTGTACGTAACATGCTGCTGACTCAAAAGGTGTTTGCAGAAGGTTCACGTGCACTTGCATATTATCTGGCGACCTATGCCGATATCGCTGAAGCCACTGACAGCCCGGAAGAAAAGAAAGCAGCTGAAGACCGTCTGGCATTATTAACGCCAATTGCCAAAGCATTAATGACTGAAACCGGCATAGAAGCAGCTAAACATGGTATGCAGATTTTCGGTGGTCACGGTTATATTGCTGAACATGGCATGGAACAGATTGCCCGTGATGCACGTATTGCCAGCCTCTATGAAGGAACTACTGAAATTCAGTCCATTGACTTGCTGGCGCGTAAAGTGCTGGGCTCAAAATTGGGTCTGTTGACCGCATTAACCGAGGAAATTCAAGGCTTTGTAAAAGAACATCAACAACATGCCCAGTTTAGCCAGCAAGTTGCACAAGTCAGCCAGTTGACTGAACAATGGCTGGAATTAACCAGAACCATTCAGGAGCAGGCTCAGCAGTCTGCCAATGAAATTGGGGCAGCATCAGTTGACTACCTATATTTCTCTGGTTATGTCGTGTCCGCTTATCTGTGGCTGAAAATGGCAATTACTGCGCAGCAGAAAATTGAAGAAGGTAATACTGATCCGTTCTAT
- a CDS encoding NAD(P)H-dependent flavin oxidoreductase — protein sequence MKIQTRITELLGIRYPIIQGGMMWVGTAEMASAVSNAGGLGTLTALTQPTPEALVKEIARCREMTDQPFAVNLTLLPAVNPPPYAEYRQAIIESGIKIVETAGNKPHEHIEAFKQHGIIVIHKCTSVRHALSAQRIGADIISIDGFECAGHPGEDDIPGLILIPAAADQLTVPIVASGGFADGRGLVAALALGAEGINMGTRFCATKEAPIHSNIKQFYVDNDERATHLLYRQFRNTARVAKNAVSDLVVKMSEDPNLQFEQIRPYVSGLKGKLALENGDIDAGVLTAGQVMGLIHDIPTCQALIENIMQEAEQIVQQRLAQFFPR from the coding sequence ATGAAAATTCAGACCCGTATTACCGAGCTTTTAGGCATTCGCTATCCAATTATCCAGGGTGGCATGATGTGGGTCGGTACCGCAGAAATGGCCAGTGCCGTATCTAATGCAGGTGGCTTGGGAACATTAACGGCATTGACTCAACCGACGCCTGAAGCCTTGGTCAAGGAAATTGCACGCTGCCGAGAAATGACCGATCAGCCTTTTGCGGTCAATCTGACTTTATTGCCCGCTGTGAATCCGCCGCCATATGCAGAATACCGACAGGCGATCATTGAAAGCGGTATCAAAATCGTAGAAACAGCAGGCAACAAGCCACATGAACATATTGAGGCGTTTAAGCAACACGGCATTATTGTCATTCATAAATGTACTTCCGTCCGTCATGCGCTTTCAGCACAAAGAATCGGTGCGGATATCATTTCGATTGATGGTTTTGAATGTGCGGGCCATCCGGGTGAAGACGATATTCCTGGCCTGATTTTAATTCCTGCCGCTGCGGATCAGCTTACTGTGCCGATTGTGGCCAGTGGCGGTTTTGCTGATGGCCGTGGTCTGGTCGCAGCTTTGGCTTTAGGTGCTGAAGGCATCAATATGGGTACACGCTTTTGTGCCACTAAGGAAGCGCCGATCCATTCAAACATCAAACAGTTCTATGTCGATAATGATGAAAGGGCGACACATCTGCTGTATCGACAGTTCAGGAATACTGCCCGTGTTGCCAAAAATGCGGTATCTGATCTTGTGGTGAAAATGAGTGAAGATCCAAACCTGCAATTTGAACAGATTCGTCCCTATGTCAGCGGTTTAAAAGGCAAGCTCGCTTTAGAAAATGGCGATATTGATGCTGGTGTACTGACTGCAGGTCAAGTGATGGGATTGATTCATGACATTCCGACTTGTCAGGCGCTGATCGAAAATATCATGCAGGAGGCAGAGCAGATTGTTCAGCAACGTTTAGCTCAATTTTTTCCACGTTAA
- a CDS encoding enoyl-CoA hydratase-related protein: protein MWETIQTQVQQGVATLSFNRPDSLNSFNRQMHEEVQQVLKNWNTDPDIRVIVIRGKGRAFSAGQDLKERAGQLGNVPLPPQSSLAKYYNPLINLIRQSPKPVIAAVNGVAAGAGANIALACDLVIAKESARFIQAFSKIGLIPDAGGTWMLPRLIGYARAMAFTFLGEPVHAKEAAEMGMIWKMLPDTEFDAYIDDIAQQLAQQPTYALALTKQALQRSAENNMDQQLELEQNLQYLALSSQDYKEGVQAFVEKRPAQFTGC from the coding sequence ATGTGGGAAACGATTCAAACTCAGGTTCAGCAAGGCGTCGCAACCTTAAGCTTTAACCGTCCGGATTCACTCAACAGTTTTAACCGGCAAATGCATGAGGAAGTGCAGCAGGTGCTGAAAAACTGGAATACAGATCCGGATATTCGAGTGATTGTGATTCGCGGCAAAGGCCGGGCGTTTTCAGCGGGACAGGATTTAAAAGAACGTGCTGGACAGCTCGGCAATGTGCCTTTACCACCGCAAAGCTCGCTGGCCAAATACTATAATCCCTTGATTAATCTGATCCGCCAGAGTCCCAAACCGGTAATCGCAGCAGTGAATGGTGTGGCTGCTGGTGCAGGTGCCAATATCGCGCTGGCCTGTGATCTGGTCATTGCCAAGGAAAGTGCCCGATTTATTCAGGCTTTTTCTAAAATTGGCTTGATTCCTGATGCCGGTGGCACCTGGATGTTGCCACGTTTAATCGGTTATGCACGTGCCATGGCATTCACTTTTCTGGGGGAACCTGTACATGCCAAAGAGGCTGCTGAAATGGGCATGATCTGGAAAATGCTTCCAGATACAGAATTTGATGCTTATATCGACGACATTGCACAGCAATTAGCTCAACAGCCGACTTATGCGCTGGCTTTAACCAAACAGGCCTTGCAACGCAGTGCTGAAAATAACATGGACCAGCAACTGGAGCTGGAACAAAACCTGCAATATCTGGCTCTGAGCAGTCAGGACTATAAAGAAGGTGTCCAGGCTTTTGTCGAAAAACGCCCTGCACAATTTACCGGATGCTAA
- a CDS encoding 2-hydroxyacid dehydrogenase, which produces MIVISSTVPNIEAILVKSFQKYAPAGSFCTVDSPEAEQATTVAAWFPDLEKVQQLPQLGLIHSIAAGVEHLNLNEIRSDQSVCRVLDPHHQKGMFDYLLWGVLYFQRYFDRMIQQQKQQLWKQYRQSYSHHIQIGIMGLGHMGGYVAKRFADMGYQVSGWSNSPKEIAQVKSYVGSEQLYEFLAQSQILINLLPLTEENTGILSAELFQQLPEQAALIHVGRGQHLIEQDLLNALDSGQLRGAIIDVFEQEPLAAEHPFWQHEKIVVTPHVASHAPMSVVVEQILENDRRLNIGLDLCHQVDVNKGY; this is translated from the coding sequence ATGATTGTGATATCCAGTACTGTGCCGAATATTGAAGCAATTCTGGTGAAGTCTTTTCAGAAATATGCACCTGCTGGCAGTTTCTGTACAGTGGACAGCCCGGAAGCTGAACAGGCGACCACTGTTGCTGCCTGGTTTCCAGATCTGGAAAAAGTGCAGCAGCTACCACAGCTTGGTCTGATTCATTCGATTGCTGCAGGGGTCGAACATTTAAATTTAAACGAGATTAGATCTGACCAGTCAGTCTGCCGGGTACTGGATCCACATCATCAAAAAGGCATGTTTGATTATCTGCTCTGGGGCGTGCTGTATTTCCAGCGTTATTTTGACCGCATGATCCAGCAGCAAAAGCAGCAGCTATGGAAACAGTATCGTCAAAGTTATAGCCATCATATCCAGATTGGGATTATGGGCCTTGGCCATATGGGTGGTTATGTGGCAAAACGTTTTGCCGACATGGGCTATCAGGTGTCTGGGTGGTCCAATTCCCCAAAAGAGATTGCTCAGGTGAAAAGCTATGTAGGATCAGAACAGCTTTACGAGTTTTTGGCTCAAAGCCAGATCCTGATTAATCTGCTACCACTCACGGAAGAAAATACCGGCATTCTTTCTGCTGAATTATTTCAGCAGTTGCCTGAACAGGCGGCATTAATTCATGTCGGAAGGGGGCAGCATTTAATTGAGCAGGATCTACTCAATGCACTGGATTCCGGCCAGTTACGTGGTGCAATTATCGACGTATTTGAACAGGAGCCATTAGCTGCTGAACATCCATTCTGGCAGCATGAAAAGATCGTAGTTACGCCACATGTCGCCTCACATGCACCCATGTCTGTGGTAGTGGAACAGATTCTGGAAAATGACCGACGCTTAAATATCGGGCTGGATTTGTGCCATCAGGTAGATGTCAATAAAGGCTATTAA
- a CDS encoding class II aldolase/adducin family protein: protein MTIKNLVTDAEWQARCELAALYRIIAHYRMTDLIDTHISLRVPDQPDCFLINQYGIAFEKMCASTLVKINHEGQVVESYEQDKPVNMAGFVIHSAIHEAHAHLNCVIHTHTADGIAVSAQKHGLLPISQHALKFYQQVAYHEYEGVALSTDEQERLIQDLGGHRAMILRNHGLLTAGETIARAFHEIYFLERACQAQVKALSGGAELYYPAEEVRIKTAKQFASPLVEPILQRAWQAALSLIEHQYTEYAS, encoded by the coding sequence ATGACAATAAAAAATCTCGTCACAGATGCCGAGTGGCAGGCACGTTGTGAACTCGCAGCGCTTTATCGCATTATCGCGCATTACCGGATGACGGACCTGATTGATACTCACATCAGTTTAAGAGTCCCTGATCAGCCTGACTGTTTTCTGATTAATCAGTATGGTATCGCTTTTGAAAAAATGTGTGCCTCAACGCTGGTCAAGATTAATCATGAAGGGCAAGTGGTAGAAAGCTATGAACAGGACAAGCCGGTGAATATGGCTGGCTTCGTCATCCACTCCGCAATTCATGAAGCACATGCTCATCTGAACTGTGTCATTCATACGCATACCGCAGATGGCATAGCAGTTTCTGCACAGAAACACGGACTTCTTCCCATTTCCCAGCATGCGCTGAAATTTTATCAGCAGGTGGCCTATCACGAATATGAAGGCGTGGCACTGTCAACAGATGAGCAGGAGCGCCTGATTCAGGACCTGGGCGGCCATCGCGCCATGATTTTACGCAATCACGGACTTTTAACGGCTGGCGAAACGATTGCACGGGCTTTTCATGAAATCTATTTTCTGGAACGTGCCTGTCAGGCGCAGGTGAAGGCCTTAAGTGGCGGTGCCGAACTGTATTATCCAGCAGAAGAAGTCCGAATTAAAACTGCCAAGCAGTTCGCAAGTCCTTTAGTTGAACCGATTTTACAGCGTGCCTGGCAGGCCGCTTTGTCTTTGATTGAGCATCAATATACGGAGTATGCATCATGA
- a CDS encoding PaaI family thioesterase, whose product MPTSQLNGLEYLTAIKNGEIPSSAMSEIIPMRLTLVRENYVEYEVRPDQRHYNLQGGIHGGFCATVLDSATGAAVHTTVDAGISFSTIDLNVKMLKAMKSGETYTAIGEVIRIGRNVLTSEGRIIDKEGKVYAFGSATLLVTGRK is encoded by the coding sequence ATGCCCACATCACAATTAAACGGACTTGAATATCTTACCGCAATTAAAAATGGGGAAATACCCAGCTCAGCCATGAGTGAAATTATTCCCATGCGTCTGACCTTGGTGCGCGAAAACTATGTGGAATATGAGGTGCGTCCTGATCAGCGCCATTACAATTTACAGGGTGGAATTCATGGCGGCTTTTGTGCGACGGTTCTAGATAGTGCCACTGGCGCTGCCGTGCATACGACAGTAGATGCAGGTATTAGTTTCTCGACCATTGACCTGAATGTAAAAATGCTGAAAGCGATGAAAAGTGGCGAAACCTATACAGCTATTGGTGAAGTTATCCGGATAGGACGCAATGTACTGACCTCAGAAGGCAGAATTATCGATAAAGAAGGTAAAGTTTATGCCTTTGGGTCGGCAACATTATTAGTCACTGGTCGTAAGTAA
- a CDS encoding 3-oxoadipyl-CoA thiolase, whose translation MLNAYIYDGLRSPIGRHAGSLASVRPDDLAATVIKNLLEKTGIPAADVEDVIFGSTNQAGEDSRNVARFAALLAGMPVTVPGQTVNRLCASGLGAVIDSARAITAGEGELYIAGGVESMTRAPFVMGKAESAYSRDAKIYDTTIGTRFPNRKFTDQFGAHSMPETGDNVAEEFGISREQADTFAAASQAKYQAAKEAGFFEGEITPIEVSQGRKLPPKQITEDEHPRASSTFEALSKLKPLFEGGVVTAGNASGINDGAAALIIGSEKVQEQYGLKPLARILSSAAAGIEPRIMGAGPIEAIKKAVQRAGLTLDDMDIIEINEAFASQVLSCLKGLDVALDDPRVNPNGGAIAIGHPLGCSGARLALTVARQLQRTGKKYAVISLCIGLGQGLAMVIENPEAA comes from the coding sequence ATGTTAAATGCATATATTTATGATGGTTTACGTTCACCAATCGGTCGTCATGCAGGAAGTCTGGCAAGCGTACGTCCAGATGATCTGGCAGCGACCGTAATTAAAAACCTGCTGGAAAAAACCGGTATTCCGGCAGCAGATGTAGAAGATGTAATCTTTGGGAGTACCAATCAGGCCGGTGAAGACAGCCGTAATGTGGCACGTTTTGCAGCATTGTTAGCGGGTATGCCGGTAACAGTTCCGGGGCAGACGGTAAACCGCTTATGTGCATCAGGTCTCGGTGCTGTGATTGATTCGGCACGTGCCATCACTGCAGGCGAAGGCGAGTTGTACATTGCTGGTGGCGTAGAAAGTATGACCCGCGCGCCTTTTGTGATGGGCAAAGCAGAAAGTGCTTATTCACGTGATGCCAAAATTTATGACACCACGATTGGTACCCGTTTCCCGAACCGTAAATTTACGGATCAGTTTGGCGCGCACAGTATGCCTGAAACAGGTGATAACGTGGCTGAAGAATTCGGTATTAGCCGTGAACAGGCTGACACCTTTGCCGCTGCATCACAGGCAAAATATCAGGCAGCGAAAGAGGCAGGTTTCTTTGAAGGTGAAATTACCCCGATTGAAGTTTCTCAAGGACGCAAATTGCCGCCTAAACAAATTACTGAGGATGAGCATCCACGTGCATCTTCAACATTTGAAGCTTTATCCAAGTTAAAACCGCTATTTGAAGGTGGTGTAGTAACAGCGGGTAATGCATCAGGAATCAATGACGGCGCTGCAGCACTGATTATCGGCAGTGAAAAAGTTCAGGAACAGTATGGCTTAAAACCTTTGGCTCGTATCCTGTCTTCTGCAGCCGCTGGCATTGAGCCACGCATCATGGGTGCAGGCCCAATTGAAGCGATTAAAAAGGCAGTACAACGTGCTGGTTTGACGCTAGACGATATGGATATCATCGAGATTAATGAAGCCTTTGCCAGTCAGGTATTATCTTGCCTGAAAGGTCTGGATGTCGCTTTGGATGATCCGCGTGTTAATCCAAATGGTGGTGCGATTGCCATTGGTCATCCACTGGGCTGTTCGGGTGCGCGTTTGGCTTTAACCGTTGCACGTCAGTTACAGCGTACCGGTAAAAAATATGCCGTGATTAGTCTGTGTATCGGTCTGGGTCAAGGCTTGGCGATGGTGATTGAAAACCCTGAAGCTGCATAA
- a CDS encoding 3-hydroxyacyl-CoA dehydrogenase — translation MSIRIQKIGIIGVGTMGAGIAQIAIQSGHDVVLFDAKEGAAEQAQDKLAKTLNTLADKGKFSHEKAAEDISHLSTAQQLEDLKDCDLIVEAIIENLEIKQKLMQQLEGMIKPEAILASNTSSLSISAIAANCEQPERVAGYHFFNPVPLMKVVEVIEGFNTRADIIEALTQLSTKMGHRPVKAKDTPGFIINHAGRAFGSEAYAILNENVTPFYDIDRIYRDGIGFKMGPFELGDLTGMDVSHPVSESIYHQYYEEARYRPSVITRQRFIAKQLGRKTGKGFYDYTSGSKVGDVAPTLVEKLDQYPSVWLGTEYSEDRQALEQYLQQFNIQIEQTEAPSANALILIATYGEDATSAAVRYQVSPQQVVCIDLLYGLNKHRTLMPTFVTKAELIKAAQSIFNLDGVTASVIQESVGFVAQRALAMIVNLGCDIAQQGVATVEDINIAVKLGLGYPYGPIEWGDVLGAEKILKILDRMTAITRDQRYRPSPWLRRRVQLGLPLVHTTH, via the coding sequence ATGAGTATTCGGATTCAGAAAATCGGCATTATTGGTGTAGGCACGATGGGTGCAGGTATTGCCCAGATCGCGATTCAGTCTGGTCATGATGTGGTACTGTTTGATGCCAAAGAAGGGGCAGCCGAACAGGCACAGGACAAACTGGCCAAAACATTAAATACCTTGGCAGATAAAGGAAAATTCAGCCATGAAAAAGCCGCTGAAGATATTTCTCATCTGTCGACTGCGCAGCAGCTAGAAGACTTGAAAGATTGTGACTTGATTGTTGAAGCGATTATTGAAAATCTGGAAATCAAGCAAAAACTGATGCAGCAACTGGAAGGAATGATAAAACCAGAAGCGATTCTGGCATCCAATACCTCTTCATTGTCGATCAGTGCAATCGCTGCCAACTGTGAGCAGCCAGAACGTGTTGCCGGTTATCACTTCTTTAATCCGGTCCCACTCATGAAAGTGGTCGAAGTGATTGAAGGCTTTAACACCCGTGCTGACATTATTGAAGCATTAACCCAGCTCTCGACTAAAATGGGCCATCGTCCGGTCAAAGCTAAAGATACGCCAGGGTTTATCATTAACCATGCCGGCCGTGCTTTTGGTAGCGAAGCCTATGCAATTCTGAATGAAAATGTCACACCATTTTATGATATTGACAGGATCTACCGTGACGGAATCGGTTTCAAGATGGGGCCGTTTGAATTAGGTGATCTGACCGGTATGGATGTCTCGCACCCGGTGAGTGAATCGATTTATCATCAGTATTATGAAGAAGCACGTTACCGTCCAAGCGTGATTACCCGTCAGCGTTTTATTGCCAAGCAGTTAGGTCGTAAAACCGGTAAAGGTTTTTATGATTACACTTCGGGTAGCAAAGTAGGTGATGTGGCTCCAACCTTGGTTGAAAAGCTGGATCAATATCCATCGGTTTGGTTAGGTACAGAATATAGCGAAGACCGTCAGGCGCTTGAGCAATATCTGCAGCAGTTCAATATTCAGATCGAGCAAACAGAAGCACCTTCAGCAAATGCTTTAATTCTGATTGCCACTTATGGCGAAGATGCAACTTCAGCAGCAGTCCGCTATCAGGTGTCTCCGCAGCAAGTAGTCTGTATTGATCTGCTTTACGGTCTGAATAAACACCGTACTTTAATGCCAACGTTTGTGACCAAAGCTGAACTGATAAAAGCAGCCCAATCGATTTTCAATCTGGATGGTGTGACCGCCAGTGTAATTCAGGAAAGCGTCGGCTTTGTGGCTCAACGTGCTTTGGCAATGATTGTGAATCTCGGCTGTGATATTGCCCAGCAAGGCGTTGCAACGGTGGAAGATATCAATATCGCGGTGAAATTAGGCCTTGGCTATCCATATGGCCCAATTGAGTGGGGGGATGTGCTGGGAGCTGAAAAAATCCTGAAAATTCTGGATCGCATGACTGCGATTACCCGTGACCAGCGTTACCGTCCAAGTCCTTGGTTGCGTCGCCGTGTTCAGCTTGGTCTACCACTTGTTCATACAACACATTAA
- a CDS encoding enoyl-CoA hydratase translates to MEQVVQVEQVSAHVAMVKIHRPEAKNALNTEVRQKLAAAFLQLNDDENVRAIILTGGETDFAAGADLKELANAETIQMMQRRTERYWQAIAQCSKPVIAAVNGYALGGGCELAMHADIIIAGKSAQFGQPEVKVGVMPGAGGTQRLFRAVGKFHAMRIIMTGCLIPAPEAYQIGLVSQVTEDSETLATAIKMAEGLAKMPPIALEQIKEVALLAEDVPLNAGLMLERKSFQMLFSSEDQKEGMQAFIEKRKPNYQGR, encoded by the coding sequence ATGGAACAGGTCGTTCAAGTAGAACAAGTTTCAGCACATGTAGCGATGGTTAAAATTCATCGACCAGAAGCGAAAAATGCCCTGAATACAGAAGTTCGCCAGAAACTTGCGGCGGCATTTTTGCAACTGAATGACGATGAAAATGTACGTGCCATTATTCTTACCGGTGGTGAAACAGATTTCGCAGCAGGTGCCGATCTTAAAGAACTGGCCAATGCAGAAACCATTCAAATGATGCAGCGCCGGACTGAACGTTACTGGCAGGCGATTGCACAGTGTTCAAAACCGGTGATTGCAGCTGTAAACGGTTATGCACTTGGTGGTGGCTGTGAACTGGCGATGCATGCAGATATTATTATTGCCGGGAAAAGCGCCCAGTTTGGTCAGCCTGAAGTGAAAGTGGGTGTCATGCCGGGTGCCGGTGGTACCCAGCGATTATTCCGTGCCGTGGGTAAATTCCATGCGATGCGTATCATCATGACGGGTTGTCTGATACCAGCGCCGGAAGCTTATCAGATTGGCCTAGTGTCTCAAGTAACGGAAGACAGCGAAACCCTTGCAACAGCAATCAAGATGGCTGAAGGTCTGGCAAAAATGCCGCCAATTGCGCTTGAACAAATCAAGGAAGTGGCTTTACTGGCTGAAGATGTGCCATTAAATGCCGGATTAATGCTGGAACGTAAATCTTTCCAGATGCTGTTTTCTTCAGAAGATCAAAAAGAAGGTATGCAAGCCTTTATTGAAAAACGTAAACCAAATTATCAGGGACGATAA
- a CDS encoding MFS transporter has translation MTSDTIVTGDNKTDVSSTDTIKQAPKRLWMTAFIFAFLILLCDGADIGILAFSLTSLKAEWGLTSVQAGALGSYSLLGMGIGGFIGGWACDKFGRVRVIVLATIAFSILSAYSGFAQSYTEFAILRTLSCLGLGCLYIACNTLMSEYVPTKYRTTVLATLMTGFTLGSLVITMISGWIIPEFGWRMLYWITIAPLALGILMHFMVPEPESWKRVREMKRTGQIVDNDTKKGNPYITILKDKTHGKMFILWSFSSGFLLFGYFGVSNWLPSYLEAELGIKFKEMALYMVGTFITMIFAKIIAGYVADKIGRRIVFAFGTMGTALFIPVVVYMHNADNIGVLMLIFGFLYGIPYAINATYLTESFPTGVRGTAVGGAFNIGRIGAIFAPITIGYLAMHGSIGTGLLVMGAAYFLCGLIPALFIKDRLYDPQKAE, from the coding sequence ATGACAAGCGATACCATCGTAACAGGAGACAATAAAACCGATGTCTCCTCCACGGATACCATTAAACAGGCACCAAAACGTCTTTGGATGACGGCTTTTATCTTTGCTTTTCTGATTTTGCTCTGTGACGGTGCAGATATCGGGATTCTGGCTTTTAGTCTGACCAGTCTGAAAGCTGAATGGGGCCTGACTTCTGTACAGGCGGGTGCCTTGGGAAGTTATTCTCTTTTAGGTATGGGGATCGGAGGCTTTATTGGTGGATGGGCATGCGACAAATTTGGACGTGTCCGCGTCATTGTACTGGCCACCATCGCCTTCTCGATCTTGTCAGCCTACTCAGGTTTTGCTCAGTCTTATACTGAATTTGCAATTTTACGTACTCTTTCTTGCTTGGGTTTAGGCTGTTTATATATTGCCTGTAATACCCTGATGTCAGAATACGTACCGACCAAATACCGTACTACTGTACTGGCAACATTGATGACTGGTTTCACTTTAGGTTCATTGGTGATTACCATGATTTCAGGCTGGATTATTCCTGAGTTCGGCTGGCGTATGCTGTACTGGATCACAATTGCTCCATTAGCTTTGGGTATCCTGATGCACTTTATGGTGCCAGAGCCAGAATCATGGAAACGTGTCCGTGAAATGAAAAGAACTGGTCAGATTGTGGATAACGATACCAAAAAAGGTAATCCATACATCACCATTCTTAAAGATAAAACCCATGGCAAGATGTTTATCTTGTGGTCTTTCAGCTCCGGTTTCCTGTTATTTGGTTACTTCGGTGTAAGTAACTGGTTGCCAAGTTATCTTGAAGCTGAATTAGGCATTAAGTTTAAAGAAATGGCACTGTATATGGTGGGTACATTCATCACCATGATTTTTGCCAAAATCATTGCAGGTTATGTTGCTGATAAAATTGGTCGCCGTATTGTGTTTGCTTTCGGCACCATGGGAACAGCGCTATTTATCCCTGTCGTGGTGTATATGCATAATGCCGATAACATTGGCGTACTGATGCTAATCTTCGGCTTCCTGTACGGTATTCCATATGCCATCAATGCAACCTATCTAACCGAAAGTTTCCCGACTGGTGTTCGTGGTACAGCGGTGGGCGGTGCATTCAATATTGGTCGTATCGGTGCAATCTTCGCGCCAATTACGATTGGTTATCTTGCGATGCATGGTTCGATCGGTACAGGTCTGTTGGTAATGGGTGCAGCATATTTCCTATGCGGTTTGATTCCTGCCCTGTTTATTAAAGACCGTTTATACGATCCGCAAAAAGCAGAATAA